A stretch of DNA from Kazachstania africana CBS 2517 chromosome 3, complete genome:
AACAAATGGTTCAAAACTGTTACTGAGCATGCAAATGACGACGCTCAATTATTGTTGGTAGGTAACAAAAACGATATGGACACTAGAGTAGTTTCTTGTGAACAAGGGGAAGTTTTGGCCAAAGAGTTGGGGTTACCTTTCGTCGAATCAAGTGCAAAGGATAACAATAATGTTAGTGATATCTTTTTATCTTTGGCTAAATTAATTCAAGACAAGATTGACGCAAACAATATAACTACAGGAGCAAACCAACAAAAGGGAATTAATATAAACACTAAtaatagtagtagtagCAAGTCGAACTGTTGTTAATTCGaactcttcttcatctggGTCAAACTATTTGTTGCAGgtttttctaattcatctaCTAATCACTCCATGTATCAATTAATCAAAGACTTCTTCTCCTATTATGTACACCATCCAACATATATAGATGTATATTATACATATTCTACTAAGCTAAAATCTCAATAACTATCGAATTTGTATTGCGGAGCTTATCAGAATATTTTTCGCCTTACGatttaatttatatttggcttttgaaaaatatggaagGAGTTgatgcaaaaaaaaataatagacCCTATATATATGCAGGACAATCACAGTAAAGATAGAACTCTTCTGAACTACAAAAATAAGATCAAATTTCACCAGTTTAAATGCTTTTTGGTGTGAAATTAGCAAATGATATATATCCACCGTGGAAGGATTCATATATCTCATACGATggtttaaagaaattattgaaagaagataatgatgatacaACTAATCAAGAATGGACTGAGAGAGATGAATCGCGGTTTGTTGAAGCATTGGATAGtgatttggaaaaagtTTATACCTTTCAAGTCGACAAATACAACAATCTTATGGATAAATTGACTCatttagaaaaagaaacctCAACTGAAGATAAAGTAAGACAACTGGATCCCGATACTTTCCAAAGGATTTTAGAAGATGCATTGAGCGAAGCTAAGGAATTAGATAATTTCAGCAGATTAAATTATACCGGTTTCATGAAAATAGTGAAGAAACATGACAAATTGCATTCACAGTACCCTTCTGTAAAATCTTTGCTACAAGTaagattgaaagaattaccATTCCATTCAGAAGAATATTCTCCAGTACTTTATAGAATTTCGTTCCTCTATACTATTCTAAGatgcaatttttcaactatatcaaaatcattagCGAGTACCAGCAGGCTATCTAATGTAGGCTCCATTTCAGACTCTAAAACcaattataaaatttttaaattttggatACATAAGGATAATTTAATGGAAGTGAAAACAAGGATACTACGCCATTTACCTGTTCTTGTGTATGCATCTGCTCCtacagaaaatgatgatattatcGATCGCTTCGAAAATGATGTGGTTGATGCAGATGGCGGCATTCCTTCTGCCAATTCAAGTTCTAAGAACAGCGAAAAAGATGTCCCTTACAACTCTTATGATCCTGTCATTACAACCgtttattttgataatgagTTCTTCGAGTTGTACAATAATAAGTTACTGAAACAACATTCTGCCAGAACTTTAAGACTTAGATGGACGGGTAAGCTTGCAGACAAACctgatatatttttagaGAAGAGGATCTTATCTGAAAACGAAGGTGGAATTGGCTATAACTTTGAGGAAGTTAGactaaaaatgaaacaaaaatatatcaataatttcattttcgaTGGGgacaaaaaatatgaagaattaGTTTTGAATAGAATGAGACAAGGTGGTACGACAGACCCTACGTTGAAAAAAGTCCAAGGTGATTTTGAAGTCGTTCAACAGTTTATCATGCAAGAGCAACTACAGCCAGTTTTGAGAACCGTATATAGAAGGACCGCATTTCAAATTCCAGGTGATGACCGCATACGAATTGTTATTGATTCAGATATTCTGTCAATAAGGGAGGATTCCTTCGACAAAACGAGACCTATAAGAGATCCTAAAAGTTGGCATAGAAGAGATATTGACACAGATGTTTCTAATCCCCTAAGATTTTTAAGATCCGGGGAATACGCCAAGTTTCCATATTCTGTTATGGAAATTAGAATAAAGCAAACTGATAATATACGTCCTAATGAAGTTGAGAGGCCCAATTCGTACATGAATACGACgttttcatcaaatctaCCAGGCAAACACGGACAATGGATTACagaattgataaattccCACCTGGTTAAGGAGGTACCAAAATTCTCTCTTTATATTCAAGGTGTTGCTTCACTGTTTGGGGAGGATGAGAAGCTTGATATTTTACCGTTTTGGCTACCAGACCTTGAAAAGGATATCAGAAGAGATCCAAAACAAGCATATGaggaagagaagaaaaaattgaagaaacaaaagGAAATAGAGGCAAAAATTGCAGGGATGCGAAGgctatcaaaaattgaaccAGTCGAAAACGAAAATGAGGAAGAGAGTGAGACGAGGCGTCCTAACAGCAGCATCCTGGAAGTTAGAGAGCTCGATCTTGAGGAACGCAACAGATCAAAAAAGGCTCCTAGAGgaaagaggaagaaaacTTCGAAAGCACAAACAACTTTTTTGAATGTTTTATCAGGTAAGGCTCCTAAACtgattaattttgattcagaAGATGAGGAGATAGAACTGCCTGCTGGCGTCAAAAAGCCAACAAGCTATCTAAAAAATGCTGGCCCGATCAAAGTTGAACCCAAAGTTTGGCTCGCAAATGAGAGAACTTTTAACAAATGGCTTAGAGTCACTGCCTTACTCAGTGCGTTAACATTTTCCATTTATAATTCCATTAGGCATGCCTCTTTCCCACGACTTGCCACTACAATGGCCTACATTTATTTTTGCCTCACGATATTTTGTGGATTATGGTCATATACAACTTATCTCAGAAGATTAGACCTCATTAAAGCAAGAAGTGGCACACATCTGGATGCACCCTTAGGTCCTATATTACTTGCTCTTGTCTTGGCGGCTACCCTgattataaatttcattattgcATTCAAAGAAGCAGCAATAAGACAGCATGGAGGACCTCAATTGTCTTCTATCACCCGCTTTCAGGAAGGTGTTCCAGAGAAACTTGATGCCATAAGTGATTTTATCTTCAAGCTTGTAGGGGCTCAATAATTGCAGCTGgtcaaaaaatataaaaatattgtagCAGGGTATCCTCGGAGAAAGCAAAAATAATTGGGAGAGCTCTTTTATTACAGTAAGATAATATGTAAGTTTATTGTGAGGCAagacaatttttcaaaggatTATATACTGTCAAAATTATGAATGAATTCATTTTGCAAACcttttaattcatttaatatTCTCCCTTGTTGGATGCTATAGCCTTCCAAGATGTTCACCAAgttatgaatttttttcatttgattcGTCAGAGTAACCCTATCTAAACTCCGTTGGCCCTTTTGAGTTTCATCTGaatcttttttattcttgAGCAATGCGGCGGAGATGGTGTGAGCTTCTTCAAGTACAATGGGCTTGAATAAGTTTTTTACTACTCGAAGTCCGCtattttctatataaaAGGGACTTTGACATACTTTATAATGCATAGTAAGCTGGCCGCTGGTCACATCTGTTTGCATATGTAAATGTACAACTGCTGCCCTTGTGGACAGCAACTTGGGgatatcttgaaaatgaGTCGACAAAAACACGGTGCTCTTCGTTTTGAGCAAGTATTCTGCAAAAGCCATAGATATAGCAAATCCGTCTCCAATGCTAGACCCTCTTCCAAGTTCATCTAGTACCATCAACGTTTTATCATCTGTATCGCACAAGAAGTAGGCCATTTCCTTCATTTCGAATGcaaaattggaagaagTTAATTCCATGGTGTCATTGCACACTCGAGCATGTATTTTCGTGAATATGGGAAAAAGAGCACTTTTTGCAGGAATGGGAGACCCCATTTGTGCCATAATACATAACAAAGCTATCTGTTTTAGATAAAGGGATTTGCCGCTCATATTACAGCCCGTGACAATTTGCAAGGAAGAGCTTTGTTTCATACT
This window harbors:
- the KAFR0C03340 gene encoding uncharacterized protein (similar to Saccharomyces cerevisiae VTC2 (YFL004W) and VTC3 (YPL019C); ancestral locus Anc_8.71), whose product is MLFGVKLANDIYPPWKDSYISYDGLKKLLKEDNDDTTNQEWTERDESRFVEALDSDLEKVYTFQVDKYNNLMDKLTHLEKETSTEDKVRQLDPDTFQRILEDALSEAKELDNFSRLNYTGFMKIVKKHDKLHSQYPSVKSLLQVRLKELPFHSEEYSPVLYRISFLYTILRCNFSTISKSLASTSRLSNVGSISDSKTNYKIFKFWIHKDNLMEVKTRILRHLPVLVYASAPTENDDIIDRFENDVVDADGGIPSANSSSKNSEKDVPYNSYDPVITTVYFDNEFFELYNNKLLKQHSARTLRLRWTGKLADKPDIFLEKRILSENEGGIGYNFEEVRLKMKQKYINNFIFDGDKKYEELVLNRMRQGGTTDPTLKKVQGDFEVVQQFIMQEQLQPVLRTVYRRTAFQIPGDDRIRIVIDSDILSIREDSFDKTRPIRDPKSWHRRDIDTDVSNPLRFLRSGEYAKFPYSVMEIRIKQTDNIRPNEVERPNSYMNTTFSSNLPGKHGQWITELINSHLVKEVPKFSLYIQGVASLFGEDEKLDILPFWLPDLEKDIRRDPKQAYEEEKKKLKKQKEIEAKIAGMRRLSKIEPVENENEEESETRRPNSSILEVRELDLEERNRSKKAPRGKRKKTSKAQTTFLNVLSGKAPKLINFDSEDEEIELPAGVKKPTSYLKNAGPIKVEPKVWLANERTFNKWLRVTALLSALTFSIYNSIRHASFPRLATTMAYIYFCLTIFCGLWSYTTYLRRLDLIKARSGTHLDAPLGPILLALVLAATLIINFIIAFKEAAIRQHGGPQLSSITRFQEGVPEKLDAISDFIFKLVGAQ